AATTGTTTGCATGGTGCTTGATGGGGAACCATTTCCACCTTCTGGTACGCATCAAAACTGAAAGATCGGAAGAAGAACTGATCGTCGAGGAAGTTCACCTTCGTTTTCGGAAGTTGTTCCAGTCCTACGCAGTTGCTTTCAATCTTCAGGAAAAGCGTCATGGCGCCCTTTTTCAAAAGCCTTTCAAGCGAGCCCATGTTGATTCCCCGGAGTATTTCACGCAAATGGTGTACTATATCCACGCCAATCCGCAAAAACACGGATTTGCCAAAGATTTTCGAGAATACAAATGGTCCTCTTACCATTCATTTCTAGACACAAAAAACTCAAAGCTCAAAAAGGCAGAAGTACTAGATTGGTTTGGCGGCATGGAAGGCTTTCTTCGATTCCATGCAGAAGGTAAATTGGAACTTGAAAAGCGGCTTCTCATTGAAGATGACTAGGTAATTTGTGAAATCATTGTATTCGGAACGCGCGGCTTTGCCAACTTTCACACCGTGTGCTGGTTAGAGTTGGCAGAACCTATTCCAATTGATCGGTACGCTTTGCCAACTCCCTCGGCGGTTGGTGTTTGAGTTGGCAAGGCACTGGCAATCAATTAAGTGACCCGTGGCGGCTTTGCCAACTCTTACACCGCGTTCTGGATAGAGTTGGCAAAACCTATTCCAATTGATCGGTACGCTTTGCCAACTCCCTCGGCGGTTGGTGTTTGAGTTGGCAAAGGCTTTGGTTTCAAATAAATTGGCTAGGGCGGCTTTGCCAACTCTCCCAACGCGTTCTGGATAGAGTTGGCAAAACCTATTCCAATTGATCGGTACGCTTTGCCAACTCCCTCGGCGGTTGGTGTTTGAGTTGGCAAAGCTTTTTGTTTCAAATAAATGGTCAATGGCGGCTTTGCCAACTCACTCGGCGGTTGGTGTTTGAGTTGGCAAAGCACTGGTGTCAATCAATATGATATGGCGGCTTTGCCAACTCTACACCGCGTTCTGAATAGAGTTGGCAAAACCTATTCCGAATGCTAGGTACGCTTTGCCAACCCCTCGGCCCGGTTCGGGGTGTTTGAGTTGGCAAAGCATTGTTTAATAAGTGGGGTCGGTGGCGGCTTTGCCAACTCTCACATCGCGTGGTCAGTGAGTTGGCAAAACCGAATTTATTGATACCTAGCCCATCACCCGCCTTGGCGGGCCGTGATCACCTCCAAAGCATCACCCGCTTTCACCAAGGTGTCATTCCATTCGCTACGTGGGACCAACTCCATGTTCAAGGCGACGGCAATGCCTGTTTGCTGAAAAGGGATTCCGATGGCTTCAAACACGTCCTCCAAGCGGTTTTTTCCCTCGGGAAGCGTGATCGCTTCGCCATTCACCTTAATTTCCATGTTCCTTGCGGTAAAGTTCGCCGGTATCTGCGATGCATTTTTCCATCGGAGTATATTGGAAACCAATGGTTTTGGTGATTTTGCTTCCGTCGTAGTTGAAATGATGCCGCGAACTGCGCGTGGTTTCGCGGGTAATGATCGGTTCACGGTTGCGCAGATTGCCCATCCATTCATTGAGCTGTCCAGCAAAATTGGCCACGAAGGCAGGAGGGACGATGGAGGGTGGTTTGACACCCAGGCTTTTGGCAACCAATCCAAAAAAGTCCTTGTAAAGCATGTTTTCGCCCACAAGGACGAAGCGTTCCCCTTCGCAGAGTTCGCTTTGGAGCAGGTCCACGGCGGCGCGCGCCACGTCCTGCACGCTCACAAAGCCGGTTTTCCCGGGATTGTAGAACTTCAGCCCCTTCGCAACGCTGCTGAACAGCTTCGGACTACCCTGATCCCAATGCCCCGGTCCGACGATGATGCCGGGATTGCAAATCACAGCCCGCAGGCCTTCCTCCACGCCGCGCTGAACCTCCTGTTCGGCCAGGTATTTACTCCGACCGTAGGCCGAGTTCAGCGAACTCTTGATCCACTTGCTGTTTTCGTCGATTTTCGGGGCGCCGGCGACGCGGCCCAAGGCTGCAATCGAACTGATGTGGACAAGTTTTTTGACCCCGGCTTCGAGTGCAAAGTTGACGATGTTCGCCGTGCCTTCGACATTGATCCGCGTCATTTCATCCTTGCGACGGGGCCAGAAGCTCACGACCGCGGCGCTGTGAATCACTTGATCCACGCCTTCGAAGGCCACTTCAAGGCTTGACGTGTCCAAAACGTCACCTTCGACCAATTCGACGCCCGGCTCCGCCTTGACTTTCGCAGGATTGCGCACCAACAGGCGCACCTTCTCGCCGCGCGACAACAGCTCCTTCACGATGAATTGGCCCAGAAAACCGGTGCCGCCTGTGAGTAAAATCATTCAGCTTTTGCAGTATATTTGCGCAAATTTAGAACAAAACGCGCAATCATCGTCTTGCATGGATATAGAATCGCTTTTCAGGCCGCTCGAGCCCAAATTGATCCAAAAAAGGCTCACGCTCGACGATCATCGCCTCAGTGATTTCACCAAATTCAACTTCGGCGAATTTCCCTATTGGCAGGGGGCAGACATCGTCATCGTAGGCTGTCCCGAAGACCGCGGCGCCCGTGGTTTGACGGGTTCTGCCATGGCTCCCGATCAGATTCGTAGGCACCTTTATGCCCTTGCCGCCCCCAAACGCGACCTGAAAATCGTGGATTTGGGCAACATGGTCAAGGCTGATCGCATGATTCAGTACTACGACCGTATAGCGGACGTCGTCGAAGAGGTGGTCAAGGCCGGAAAATTGCTGATTTTCCTCGGTGGAAGCCAAGATATTGTCTACGGACAGTACAAAGGCTACCAAAAATTGACCGATAGCGTTGAATATGTCTGCATTGACTCGCAATTGGACGTCGAAGACAGTGATTTTGGCATTCACCACGCGAGCTACAACCACAAAATCTTCCTTCACAGCCCCAATTACCTGAGCAACTTCACCAATTTGGGGTATCAGAGCTATTTTGTACCGCTTTCGCAGAAGGTCAGGCTCAGGAATCTCTACTTTCAAGGTCTCAGACTCGGTGAATTGCGGACCAACCTGCGTGAAGCCGAGCCATTTTTGCGCAACGCAAGCATGGTGAGCTTTGATATGAGCGCCGTTCGATCCGGCGATGCGCCTGGTACTGCAAATCCATCTCCTGCGGGCTTCACCGCGGAGGAAATCTGCCAATTGGCACGGTACACGGGCATGAGCAACCGCGTGAGCAGTGTGTCCATTACGGAAATCCTGCCGATGCGCGACTTCAATGCGCAGACCACCTTGCTCGGGTCGATGCTCGTTTGGTACCTCATCGAAGGGTTTTTGAGCCGCCGCATCGACGAACCTGAAGACCTGTCGCGCCTGATCAAATACAGCGTAAGCCTCCAAGGAGGCATCCAAAATTTGGTGTTCTACAAAAATCCGCTGTCGGAACGTTGGTGGATGGAAGTGCCATATTCCGAAGGAATGGGCAGGAGAGAAGGGCGGACGGAACTTGTGCCCTGCAGCGAAAGCGACTATGAATTGGCGCGGCAGGATGAAATTCCCGAAAAATGGTGGCTTGCCCACTACAAATTGAAATGAAAATCGCAATTGTCGGCGCTGGTTCGGCGGGACTTTTCACCGCTTGGTACCTCTCTCAAATGGGCCACGGCGCTGATGTGACCCTGTTTGACCGCGGCGAACCCGGCCACGGAACGACTTGGAAGGCTGCGGGCATGCTGGCGCCCGTCCACGAAATCGAATTTCAAGAGTTGGATCTCCTGAAAGCGGGCATCGCGAGCCGCGATCTCTATTTCAATGAAGTCGCACCTGCGCTCGGCGAAATCGGGCTGCGGCATTATGGTTCCTTGGAAGTCGGTCTGAGTCAGGACGATACTGCCTATTTGCGCCGGCAATTCGAGTTTCAGCAAAGCCACGGCCTCGATGTCGAATGGCTGAGCGGGGCGATGATCCAAGAAGTCGAACCCTTTGTTTCCAAGAACATCGGGCAGGCGATTTGGAGCCACAAGGATACGCAAGTCGACAATTGGCTGCTCGTCAAGCGTTTGGTGGAGCAACTTCGGATGGCTGCCGTGACCATTCGACCAAATTCCGATGTTCAACATTGGTCGGTAAATGGCGATCAGAAGGTAGAATTGCGGATAAATGGTCAAAGCGAAGTGTTTGACAAGGTCTTGTTTGCTTTGGGAGTGCCTTCTGCCGAAATCCAAGCCAAATTGCCCTACCGCATTTATCCAGTTCGCGGCGAAATGGTCTGTCTGGAAACCCCACAAGATGACTTTCCGAGCACGCAGGTGCGCATCGTGAGCAAGGTTTTGGGAAATGCCTACGTCGTACCCAAGATGGATCGGATTGTTTGTGGATCCACATCCGAAGAAAAGGGCCTTGAAATGGTGAATACAGCGGGTGGGCTTTTGAACATCCTGCGGAAATGCCATGCGGTGATCCCGGCGATCTACGAAATGAACGTACAGGAGATTTGGGCGGGGCTGCGTCCTTCGACCTTGAATCGTTTGCCGATTCTTGCGAAAGAAAAGGATTCGGCTATTTTCCACCTCAATGGACTCTACCGGCATGGGATTTTGCTCGGTCCGGTTTTGGGAAAATCGGCAGCGCGTTTGCTGCTGGGGCTTGAAAGATTGCCCGAAACGCAAGCCTTCGACCTCGAATTGAAATAGTAAATCAGTTCAATGATCACATTAAAGTCGGTATGGAAAGGTTTTCAGGATC
The nucleotide sequence above comes from Bacteroidota bacterium. Encoded proteins:
- a CDS encoding formimidoylglutamase, with amino-acid sequence MDIESLFRPLEPKLIQKRLTLDDHRLSDFTKFNFGEFPYWQGADIVIVGCPEDRGARGLTGSAMAPDQIRRHLYALAAPKRDLKIVDLGNMVKADRMIQYYDRIADVVEEVVKAGKLLIFLGGSQDIVYGQYKGYQKLTDSVEYVCIDSQLDVEDSDFGIHHASYNHKIFLHSPNYLSNFTNLGYQSYFVPLSQKVRLRNLYFQGLRLGELRTNLREAEPFLRNASMVSFDMSAVRSGDAPGTANPSPAGFTAEEICQLARYTGMSNRVSSVSITEILPMRDFNAQTTLLGSMLVWYLIEGFLSRRIDEPEDLSRLIKYSVSLQGGIQNLVFYKNPLSERWWMEVPYSEGMGRREGRTELVPCSESDYELARQDEIPEKWWLAHYKLK
- the thiS gene encoding sulfur carrier protein ThiS, whose amino-acid sequence is MEIKVNGEAITLPEGKNRLEDVFEAIGIPFQQTGIAVALNMELVPRSEWNDTLVKAGDALEVITARQGG
- a CDS encoding FAD-dependent oxidoreductase, which gives rise to MKIAIVGAGSAGLFTAWYLSQMGHGADVTLFDRGEPGHGTTWKAAGMLAPVHEIEFQELDLLKAGIASRDLYFNEVAPALGEIGLRHYGSLEVGLSQDDTAYLRRQFEFQQSHGLDVEWLSGAMIQEVEPFVSKNIGQAIWSHKDTQVDNWLLVKRLVEQLRMAAVTIRPNSDVQHWSVNGDQKVELRINGQSEVFDKVLFALGVPSAEIQAKLPYRIYPVRGEMVCLETPQDDFPSTQVRIVSKVLGNAYVVPKMDRIVCGSTSEEKGLEMVNTAGGLLNILRKCHAVIPAIYEMNVQEIWAGLRPSTLNRLPILAKEKDSAIFHLNGLYRHGILLGPVLGKSAARLLLGLERLPETQAFDLELK
- a CDS encoding transposase; this encodes MKNTNPIQMAKTEHYYTKLIPGNFYHIYNRSISESSLFKDEKNHEFFIRKLDFYLSPVLELFAWCLMGNHFHLLVRIKTERSEEELIVEEVHLRFRKLFQSYAVAFNLQEKRHGALFQKPFKRAHVDSPEYFTQMVYYIHANPQKHGFAKDFREYKWSSYHSFLDTKNSKLKKAEVLDWFGGMEGFLRFHAEGKLELEKRLLIEDD
- a CDS encoding NAD-dependent epimerase/dehydratase family protein → MILLTGGTGFLGQFIVKELLSRGEKVRLLVRNPAKVKAEPGVELVEGDVLDTSSLEVAFEGVDQVIHSAAVVSFWPRRKDEMTRINVEGTANIVNFALEAGVKKLVHISSIAALGRVAGAPKIDENSKWIKSSLNSAYGRSKYLAEQEVQRGVEEGLRAVICNPGIIVGPGHWDQGSPKLFSSVAKGLKFYNPGKTGFVSVQDVARAAVDLLQSELCEGERFVLVGENMLYKDFFGLVAKSLGVKPPSIVPPAFVANFAGQLNEWMGNLRNREPIITRETTRSSRHHFNYDGSKITKTIGFQYTPMEKCIADTGELYRKEHGN